CCAGCCCCGAGGCTGCGGTCGCCCGGCTCGCCGCCGCCCTGTTCCAGGGCTTCCCCGGCCGGTCGGGCGAGACTATCACGGTGAAATGATCAGCATCACCAGCGGCTTCGACAGCGGCAACATCGCCGTCCTCTCCGAGAATCCGGTGCCGGGCGGCACCAGTTTCGACCTCGCCATCGTCAAGGACCACCAGTCGGATTTCTACCAGTGGTTCCATTTCCGCCTGACGGGCGCGAAGGGCACCGCCGTCACCCTGCGCATCACCAACGCCGGGGGCGCCGCCTATCCGGACGGCTGGAAGGACTATCGTGCCTGCGTCTCCGCCGACCGGCAGGACTGGCGCCGCGTCCCCACACGCTATGCCGACGGGGTGCTGACGATCAGCATCACGCCGGAGGCCGACAGCGTCTGGCTCGCCTATTTCGCGCCCTATTCGATGGAGCGCCACCATGATCTGGTCGCGCGCATCGCGGCCACGCCCGGCGTCACCCATGAGCGGCTCGGCGGCACCCTCGACGGACAGGACCTCGATCTGCTTGTCCTGGGCGAGGGGCCGAAGCGGGTCTGGCTCTACGCCCGCCAGCATCCCGGCGAGAGCATGGCCGAATGGTGGATGGAAGGCGCGCTGGAGATGCTGGCCGACTGCCATGATCCGGTTGCGCGCAGCCTGCGCCGGCGCGCCACATTCCAT
The sequence above is drawn from the Rhizorhabdus dicambivorans genome and encodes:
- a CDS encoding M14 family metallopeptidase, producing MISITSGFDSGNIAVLSENPVPGGTSFDLAIVKDHQSDFYQWFHFRLTGAKGTAVTLRITNAGGAAYPDGWKDYRACVSADRQDWRRVPTRYADGVLTISITPEADSVWLAYFAPYSMERHHDLVARIAATPGVTHERLGGTLDGQDLDLLVLGEGPKRVWLYARQHPGESMAEWWMEGALEMLADCHDPVARSLRRRATFHIVPNMNPDGSRRGHLRTNAAGVNLNREWHDPNPEKSPEVFHVLNRMDATGIDFAMDVHGDEAIPHAFIAGFEGIPNWTEGQGRLYHLFRDTLARRTPDFQTRNGYPVAGKGKANLSMSTNQLANRFGCVAMTLEMPFKDNADLPDPDHGWSPERSKQLGRECLGALHEILDQLPER